The following proteins are encoded in a genomic region of Streptomyces gobiensis:
- a CDS encoding ABC transporter permease, with amino-acid sequence MSTRTDKIDRLAELTAEHEATSGGSLWVEAMRRLRASKMALIGGIVIAVFVVLAVLGPWIAPYDPTAQTWRGEVFRNQGIFVGARGENWFGLDHLGRDEFSRVLVGARQTLLVGVVATLLGFTVGALIGGASGAAMTLGGRIGRRIDTVIMRFIDMMLALPSLLLAVSIAAIMGQSLLTVMIAVGVVQIPIFARLLRGAMLAQGGSDYVLAAQALGVRKRRIVLAHVLPNSLSPVIVQATLSLATAIIEAAALSFLGLGNPDAAVPEWGVMLAQAQVFIDSAPMLAVYPAVGIIVTALGFTLLGEAMREALDPKLRS; translated from the coding sequence ATGAGTACCAGGACCGACAAGATAGACCGGCTCGCGGAGCTCACCGCGGAGCATGAGGCCACCAGCGGCGGCAGCCTGTGGGTCGAGGCCATGCGCCGACTGCGCGCCAGCAAGATGGCTCTCATCGGCGGCATCGTCATCGCGGTGTTCGTCGTCCTCGCCGTCCTCGGCCCGTGGATCGCCCCGTACGACCCCACCGCCCAGACCTGGCGCGGCGAGGTATTCCGCAACCAGGGCATCTTCGTGGGGGCGCGCGGCGAGAACTGGTTCGGACTGGACCACCTGGGCCGCGACGAGTTCTCCCGGGTGCTGGTGGGCGCGCGGCAGACGCTGCTCGTCGGCGTGGTGGCCACGCTGCTCGGCTTCACCGTGGGCGCCCTGATCGGCGGAGCCTCCGGCGCCGCCATGACGCTGGGCGGCAGGATCGGCCGCCGTATCGACACCGTCATCATGCGCTTCATCGACATGATGCTGGCGCTGCCCTCGCTGCTGCTCGCGGTCAGCATCGCGGCGATCATGGGGCAGAGCCTGCTGACCGTCATGATCGCCGTGGGGGTGGTGCAGATCCCCATCTTCGCCCGGCTGTTGCGCGGTGCGATGCTCGCCCAGGGCGGCTCCGACTATGTGCTCGCCGCCCAGGCGCTGGGGGTACGCAAACGCCGTATCGTGCTCGCCCATGTGCTGCCCAACTCGCTGAGCCCGGTGATCGTACAGGCCACACTCAGCCTCGCCACCGCCATCATCGAAGCCGCCGCGCTCTCCTTCCTGGGCTTGGGAAATCCGGACGCGGCCGTGCCCGAGTGGGGTGTCATGCTGGCTCAGGCGCAGGTTTTCATCGACAGCGCGCCCATGCTCGCGGTCTATCCCGCAGTGGGCATCATCGTCACTGCCCTCGGCTTCACCCTGCTGGGCGAGGCCATGCGGGAAGCCCTCGACCCGAAATTGCGGAGTTGA
- a CDS encoding TIGR00730 family Rossman fold protein, whose product MRICVFCSAAELDEVYTAPAREFARLIGERGHTLVWGGSDAGLMKVMADGVRESGGRLVGVSVEFLQHTVRPEADEMIVTVSLAERKAQLLERADAIVVMVGGTGTLDEATEILELKKHGMHAKPVVVLNTAGFYDGLRQQMERMDIEGFLPLPLAELVVFADNSDQALKLLGA is encoded by the coding sequence ATGCGGATATGCGTCTTCTGCTCGGCCGCCGAGCTCGACGAGGTCTACACCGCTCCGGCCAGGGAGTTCGCCCGGCTCATCGGCGAGCGCGGACACACCCTGGTCTGGGGCGGCTCGGATGCCGGACTGATGAAGGTGATGGCGGACGGAGTACGGGAGTCCGGCGGGCGGCTGGTCGGAGTATCGGTGGAGTTCCTCCAGCACACGGTACGCCCGGAGGCGGACGAGATGATCGTCACGGTCAGCCTCGCGGAGCGCAAGGCCCAACTCCTGGAGCGCGCGGACGCCATTGTGGTGATGGTCGGCGGGACCGGCACGCTGGACGAGGCCACCGAGATCCTGGAGCTGAAGAAACACGGCATGCACGCCAAGCCAGTCGTGGTGCTGAACACCGCCGGTTTTTACGACGGATTGCGGCAGCAGATGGAGCGGATGGACATCGAGGGCTTTCTTCCGCTGCCGCTGGCCGAGTTGGTCGTCTTCGCGGACAACAGCGACCAGGCGCTCAAGCTGCTTGGGGCATAA
- a CDS encoding rod shape-determining protein, whose product MAKSTPFSTRDIGIDLGTANTLVYARGRGVILNEPSVVAIDSRTGEVLAVGHEAREAVGRTPGSIVATRPLKGGVITDFEAAEGMLRAFIRKARRRGRVRAPRVIVCVPSGVTGVERRAVLQTASRAGAKSVHLIEEPMAAAIGAGLPVHEARGIMVVDIGGGSTEIAIISLGGMVASHSARVAGDTLDTAIAGYIEKQHAIAVGERTAEEIKMVIGQESLIPVRGRDKSTGMPKSVELSTEAVLEAIESPVQAIVDAVSTAFDACPPELYGDIMERGIVLTGGGALLHGLDQRLIQETGMPVIVADAPLDCVALGTGRCLEEFDQLETVFSSPAAAAVA is encoded by the coding sequence ATGGCAAAGAGCACACCGTTCAGCACCCGGGACATCGGCATAGATCTCGGCACCGCCAACACCCTCGTCTACGCCCGCGGGCGCGGCGTGATCCTGAATGAACCCTCGGTCGTGGCCATCGACTCCCGCACCGGGGAGGTGCTGGCGGTCGGCCACGAAGCCAGAGAGGCCGTAGGCCGTACTCCTGGCTCCATCGTCGCCACCCGTCCGCTCAAGGGCGGTGTCATCACGGACTTCGAAGCCGCCGAGGGCATGCTGCGCGCGTTCATCCGGAAGGCCCGGCGGCGGGGCCGGGTCCGTGCGCCCCGGGTGATCGTCTGCGTTCCCAGCGGGGTGACCGGCGTTGAGCGCCGTGCCGTGCTGCAGACCGCGTCCCGGGCGGGCGCCAAGTCGGTGCATCTGATCGAGGAGCCGATGGCCGCCGCCATCGGTGCCGGACTGCCGGTGCATGAGGCGCGCGGCATCATGGTGGTGGACATCGGTGGCGGCTCCACCGAGATCGCCATTATCTCGCTGGGCGGCATGGTCGCCTCGCACTCCGCCCGGGTCGCCGGGGACACGCTGGACACGGCCATCGCCGGCTATATCGAAAAGCAGCACGCGATAGCGGTCGGCGAGCGGACCGCTGAAGAGATCAAGATGGTCATCGGGCAGGAGTCCCTGATTCCGGTGCGCGGCCGGGACAAGAGCACCGGCATGCCCAAGAGCGTCGAACTGAGCACGGAGGCCGTGCTGGAGGCGATCGAATCCCCCGTTCAGGCCATCGTCGACGCGGTGAGCACCGCCTTTGACGCATGCCCGCCCGAGCTCTACGGCGACATCATGGAGCGCGGCATCGTACTGACCGGTGGCGGCGCGCTGCTGCACGGGCTGGATCAGCGACTCATCCAGGAGACCGGCATGCCGGTGATCGTGGCCGATGCCCCGCTGGACTGTGTCGCGCTGGGCACCGGGCGCTGTCTGGAGGAGTTCGACCAGCTGGAAACGGTCTTCAGCTCTCCGGCAGCAGCCGCGGTGGCGTAA
- the mnmA gene encoding tRNA 2-thiouridine(34) synthase MnmA, whose product MTHSTPPRQRLRVLAAMSGGVDSAVAAARAADAGHDVTGVHLALSANPQSFRTGARGCCTIEDSRDARRAADVIGIPFYVWDLAERFREDVVEDFIAEYEAGRTPNPCLRCNEKIKFAALLDKALALGFDAVCTGHYATVVLNDDGSRELHRASDMAKDQSYVLGVLDEQQLAHAMFPLGDTLTTKDEIRAEAERRGLAVAKKPDSHDICFIADGDTQGFLSRHLGTAEGDILDEEGHKLGSHDGAYGFTIGQRKGLRIGHPAPDGKPRYVLDISPVDNTVTVGPAEALDVTALTAIKPRWCGTAPSGPGTYTAQLRAHGGETPVTAELVDDELRVGFTEPVRGVAPGQAIVLYDGTRVVGSATIASTQRPRTTAACG is encoded by the coding sequence ATGACTCACTCGACCCCGCCGCGCCAGCGGCTCCGCGTACTGGCCGCCATGTCCGGCGGCGTGGACTCCGCCGTCGCCGCCGCCCGCGCAGCAGACGCCGGGCACGATGTGACCGGCGTCCATCTGGCCCTCTCCGCGAACCCGCAATCGTTCCGCACCGGGGCCCGTGGCTGCTGCACCATCGAGGACTCCCGCGACGCCCGCCGCGCCGCCGACGTCATCGGCATCCCCTTCTATGTATGGGATCTCGCCGAGCGGTTCCGCGAGGATGTCGTGGAGGACTTCATCGCGGAGTACGAGGCGGGCCGCACCCCCAACCCCTGCCTCCGCTGCAACGAGAAGATCAAGTTCGCGGCGCTGCTCGACAAGGCCCTCGCCCTCGGCTTCGACGCGGTCTGCACCGGCCACTACGCCACCGTCGTACTCAACGACGACGGCAGCCGTGAGCTGCACCGCGCATCCGACATGGCCAAGGACCAGTCCTACGTCCTGGGCGTCCTGGACGAGCAGCAGCTAGCCCACGCGATGTTCCCGCTGGGTGACACGCTCACCACCAAGGACGAGATCCGGGCCGAGGCCGAGCGCCGTGGTCTGGCCGTCGCGAAGAAGCCGGACAGTCACGACATCTGCTTTATCGCCGACGGCGACACCCAGGGCTTCCTCAGCAGGCACCTCGGCACCGCCGAGGGCGACATCCTCGATGAGGAGGGTCACAAGCTCGGCAGCCACGACGGCGCGTACGGCTTCACCATCGGCCAGCGCAAGGGCCTGCGTATCGGCCATCCGGCCCCGGACGGCAAGCCCCGCTACGTTCTGGACATCTCCCCGGTGGACAACACCGTCACCGTCGGCCCGGCCGAGGCCCTGGACGTGACCGCCCTCACCGCCATCAAGCCCCGCTGGTGCGGCACCGCCCCGAGCGGGCCGGGCACATACACCGCGCAGCTTCGCGCCCATGGCGGGGAGACACCGGTCACAGCGGAGCTCGTCGACGATGAGCTGCGGGTCGGCTTCACCGAGCCGGTGCGCGGTGTGGCCCCGGGCCAGGCGATCGTGCTCTACGACGGCACCCGGGTGGTCGGCTCGGCGACCATCGCCAGCACACAGCGGCCGCGTACCACCGCGGCCTGCGGCTGA
- a CDS encoding ABC transporter ATP-binding protein: protein MSLLELDGVKVHFPVKKGIFFDRTVGHVYAVDGVSLSVAPGQTYGLVGESGCGKTTLGRAILRLVDITAGDVVFDGTDLAKLPDEEMRRFRRRLQMVFQDPLGSLNPRQNIESILSEGMAAHGIGADQEERRGRIQQILTKVGLPTNALSRYPHEFSGGQRQRIGIARALVLEPDVIICDEPVSALDVSIQAQVINLLEELQESMGLTYVVIAHDLAVVRHISDVVGVMYLGSLVEEAASDTLYAEPKHPYTRALMSAVPVPDPAVEDSRERILLTGDLPSPANPPTGCRFHTRCPWKQEKLCATERPELKDLGGGHKVACHYAAEIAAGTVQRRGDGSAAALALTPAAPD from the coding sequence ATGAGCCTGCTCGAACTGGACGGTGTGAAGGTCCACTTCCCGGTCAAGAAGGGCATCTTCTTCGACCGTACGGTCGGCCATGTCTACGCCGTTGACGGTGTCTCGCTCTCCGTCGCGCCCGGTCAGACATACGGCCTGGTCGGTGAGTCCGGCTGTGGCAAGACGACGCTCGGCCGGGCCATTCTGCGGCTGGTCGACATCACCGCTGGCGACGTCGTCTTCGACGGCACGGACCTGGCGAAGCTGCCGGATGAGGAGATGCGCCGCTTCCGCCGCCGGCTGCAGATGGTGTTCCAGGATCCGCTGGGCAGCCTCAACCCGCGGCAGAACATCGAGTCGATCCTCTCCGAGGGCATGGCCGCGCATGGCATCGGCGCCGACCAGGAGGAACGGCGCGGCAGAATCCAGCAGATCCTGACGAAGGTCGGTCTGCCGACGAACGCGCTCTCCCGCTATCCCCATGAGTTCTCCGGCGGACAGCGGCAGCGCATCGGCATCGCCCGTGCGCTGGTGCTGGAACCGGACGTGATCATCTGTGATGAGCCGGTCTCCGCGCTGGATGTGTCCATCCAGGCGCAGGTGATCAACCTGCTGGAGGAGCTGCAGGAATCCATGGGCCTGACCTATGTGGTCATCGCCCATGACCTGGCCGTGGTGCGGCATATCTCCGATGTCGTCGGGGTGATGTACCTGGGCTCGCTGGTGGAAGAGGCGGCCAGCGACACGCTGTACGCCGAGCCCAAGCACCCGTACACCAGGGCGCTGATGTCGGCCGTGCCGGTGCCCGATCCAGCGGTCGAGGACAGCCGGGAGCGCATCCTGCTCACCGGCGATCTCCCCTCACCGGCGAATCCGCCCACCGGATGCCGCTTCCACACCCGGTGTCCCTGGAAGCAGGAGAAGCTCTGTGCCACCGAACGCCCGGAGCTCAAGGACCTCGGTGGCGGCCACAAGGTGGCGTGTCACTACGCCGCCGAGATCGCGGCCGGCACGGTCCAGCGGCGTGGCGACGGGAGCGCGGCGGCGCTGGCGCTGACTCCGGCGGCCCCGGACTGA
- a CDS encoding thioesterase family protein has translation MTEATIGRSEFDRDTQVQLREPGVYDIDLPSGWAIGGALNGGYLLAVLGRSLSEALAHPDPFTITAHYLTATLPGPAVIRTDPAPSGRSLSTGSARLLQLTEDGTEAERIRVLATYGDLGALPGDVRTAAKPPELPPYEQCLGSQDNPGHATGAPSTPPIAARLDLRLDPATVGWALGAPSGRGEMRAWFGLADGRDQDPLSLLLAVDALPPTAFELGVKGWVPTVELTAHIRCRPAPGPVRIAITTRNLAGGYLEEDAEVWDSQDRLVAQSRQLARIPSGS, from the coding sequence ATGACCGAGGCAACTATCGGGCGCAGTGAGTTCGACCGTGATACCCAGGTGCAGCTGCGTGAGCCGGGCGTGTACGACATCGACCTCCCCTCGGGCTGGGCGATCGGCGGAGCCCTCAACGGCGGCTATCTGCTGGCCGTACTGGGCCGCTCCCTCAGCGAGGCGCTGGCACACCCCGACCCGTTCACCATCACCGCTCACTATCTGACCGCCACCCTGCCCGGGCCCGCCGTCATCCGCACCGATCCCGCGCCGAGCGGCCGCAGTCTGTCCACCGGCTCGGCCAGGCTGCTCCAGCTCACCGAGGACGGCACCGAGGCCGAGCGCATCCGGGTCCTGGCCACCTACGGCGATCTGGGCGCCCTGCCCGGCGATGTCCGTACCGCCGCCAAACCACCGGAGCTGCCGCCCTACGAGCAGTGCCTCGGCTCACAGGACAACCCCGGTCACGCCACCGGTGCCCCCAGCACACCGCCGATCGCCGCCCGGCTCGATCTGCGGCTCGACCCGGCCACCGTCGGCTGGGCACTGGGCGCTCCCAGCGGACGCGGCGAGATGCGCGCCTGGTTCGGGCTGGCCGACGGCCGCGACCAGGACCCGCTCTCCCTGCTGCTCGCGGTCGACGCCCTGCCGCCAACCGCCTTCGAACTGGGCGTCAAGGGCTGGGTGCCGACCGTGGAGCTCACCGCCCATATCCGCTGCCGCCCGGCCCCCGGTCCGGTCCGGATCGCGATCACCACCCGTAATCTCGCGGGCGGTTACCTGGAGGAGGACGCGGAGGTCTGGGACAGCCAGGACCGGCTCGTCGCCCAGTCCCGGCAGCTGGCGCGGATACCGTCCGGCAGCTGA
- a CDS encoding trimeric intracellular cation channel family protein: MLHVVFLVGVSAFAASGVLAAHRANMDPFGGLMLAFIAAMSGGTLRELILNRHPLYWTHDWVLLTVVGSVGIGTMIYLRFWKLPHRSLLLVDAVGLAVVTVIGARAAIETGVTPLAVLILAVLTGVTGEVIRDILCGEFPPLLLREDVYATAAFAGALCYLILHWLEVAQTPATVVSAGLVFALRIGAMYFGLHLPRPHPGEEYEQG, translated from the coding sequence ATGCTGCATGTGGTCTTCCTGGTGGGTGTCTCCGCCTTCGCCGCCAGCGGGGTGCTGGCGGCACACCGCGCGAACATGGATCCCTTCGGGGGCCTGATGCTCGCCTTCATCGCCGCGATGTCCGGCGGTACGCTGCGCGAGCTCATCCTCAACCGGCACCCGCTCTACTGGACCCACGACTGGGTGCTGCTCACCGTCGTGGGCAGTGTGGGCATCGGCACCATGATCTATCTGCGCTTCTGGAAGCTGCCGCACCGCTCACTTCTGCTGGTCGACGCCGTCGGCCTCGCCGTGGTGACGGTGATCGGCGCCCGGGCCGCCATTGAGACCGGTGTCACCCCGCTGGCGGTACTCATCCTCGCCGTACTCACCGGGGTGACGGGCGAGGTCATCCGCGACATCCTGTGCGGGGAGTTCCCGCCCCTGCTGCTGCGCGAGGACGTCTACGCCACCGCCGCGTTCGCCGGTGCGCTCTGCTATCTGATCCTGCACTGGCTGGAGGTGGCCCAGACGCCCGCCACCGTGGTGTCGGCCGGACTCGTCTTCGCACTGCGGATCGGCGCGATGTACTTCGGCCTGCATCTGCCCCGCCCGCACCCGGGCGAGGAGTACGAGCAGGGCTGA
- a CDS encoding Dps family protein, translating into MYAVKSTLPEQDLKVVGQALQGALVDLVDLSLVAKQIHWNVVGPRFRTIHFQLDEIVNTARKYSDTVAERASALGVSPDGRVRTVAEGSGIGPVTEGWQQDTEAVQTMVVALTSVITRMREHMNAVGEADLVTQDVFINLIGDLEKQHWMFQAENTRS; encoded by the coding sequence ATGTATGCCGTCAAAAGCACACTGCCGGAGCAGGACCTCAAGGTCGTCGGCCAGGCGCTCCAGGGCGCCTTGGTGGATCTCGTCGACCTTTCCCTGGTCGCCAAGCAGATCCACTGGAACGTGGTGGGACCACGTTTCCGGACGATTCACTTCCAGCTCGATGAGATCGTGAACACCGCGCGGAAATACTCCGACACCGTCGCTGAGCGCGCCTCCGCCCTGGGGGTCTCCCCGGACGGCCGGGTCCGTACCGTCGCCGAGGGCAGCGGCATCGGCCCGGTGACGGAAGGCTGGCAGCAGGACACCGAGGCGGTACAGACGATGGTCGTCGCCCTCACCTCTGTGATCACCCGGATGCGCGAGCACATGAACGCGGTGGGCGAGGCCGACCTGGTCACCCAGGATGTCTTCATCAACCTCATCGGTGACCTCGAGAAGCAGCACTGGATGTTCCAGGCCGAGAACACCCGCAGCTGA
- a CDS encoding N-acetylmuramoyl-L-alanine amidase, translated as MAAEPEARGVSRRALLIGGGTAVALGGAGYAARDELRRWWWRLPGTHKPRKEGEVDFRGAQWVAASTANWRRASRPYDYTIDRVVIHVIEGSYPIALKVFQDPAHGAAAHYVVRTSDGRVAQTVRELDVAYHAGNRSYNERSIGIEHEGFVDRPEAFTDDMYRASARLTADICARHDIPRDREHIVGHNEVPGADHTDPGKHWDWDRYIRMVRAAS; from the coding sequence ATGGCGGCGGAGCCGGAAGCGCGGGGGGTCAGTCGGCGGGCCCTGCTCATCGGCGGCGGGACGGCAGTCGCGCTCGGGGGAGCCGGGTACGCCGCGCGGGACGAGCTCCGGCGCTGGTGGTGGCGGCTGCCCGGCACGCACAAGCCGCGTAAAGAGGGCGAGGTCGACTTCCGGGGAGCCCAGTGGGTCGCCGCCTCGACCGCGAACTGGCGGCGGGCCAGTCGCCCGTACGACTACACCATCGACCGCGTGGTCATCCATGTCATCGAGGGCAGCTACCCCATCGCGCTGAAGGTCTTCCAGGACCCCGCACACGGCGCCGCCGCCCACTACGTCGTGCGCACCTCCGACGGCCGGGTGGCGCAGACGGTCCGCGAGCTCGATGTGGCGTATCACGCGGGGAACCGCTCGTACAACGAGCGCAGCATCGGAATTGAGCACGAGGGCTTTGTCGACCGGCCCGAGGCCTTTACCGACGATATGTACCGGGCTTCGGCCCGGCTGACGGCCGATATATGCGCGCGCCATGACATTCCCAGGGACCGTGAGCACATCGTGGGTCATAACGAGGTGCCGGGCGCGGACCATACGGATCCGGGGAAGCACTGGGACTGGGACCGTTACATACGGATGGTGCGGGCGGCTAGCTGA
- a CDS encoding cysteine desulfurase family protein, with protein MAYLDHAATTPMLPEAVREMTAQLAVTGNPSSLHGAGRRARRTVEEARERLAAALGARPSEVVFTAGGTEADNLAVKGLYWARVAADPARRRVLTSPVEHHAVLDAVHWLADHEGARIEWLPVDGYGRVHSEALREAIEREPGDVALATVMWANNEIGTILPIGELASVAREFDVPLHSDAVQAVGQTAVDFAASGLSALTVSGHKIGGPYGIGALLLGRDQTPEPLLHGGGQERDVRSGTLDVPAIAAFAVAAELAAERREEFARDIGTLRDTLIAAVRAAVPDAVLGGDPMDRLPANAHFAFPGCEGDSLLLLLDAQGIECSTGSACTAGIAQPSHVVLATGADPELARGTLRFSLGHTSTKADVEAVAEAIGPAVERARTAGLS; from the coding sequence ATGGCCTACCTCGATCACGCCGCCACCACACCCATGCTCCCGGAGGCGGTGCGGGAGATGACCGCCCAGCTCGCCGTCACCGGAAACCCCTCCTCCCTGCACGGCGCCGGGCGGCGGGCCCGCCGTACCGTCGAGGAGGCCCGCGAACGGCTCGCCGCGGCGCTGGGCGCCCGGCCCAGCGAGGTGGTCTTCACCGCGGGCGGCACCGAAGCCGACAACCTGGCGGTGAAGGGCCTGTACTGGGCGCGCGTCGCGGCCGACCCCGCTCGCAGACGGGTGCTGACGAGCCCCGTCGAGCATCATGCCGTGCTGGACGCGGTGCACTGGCTGGCGGACCACGAAGGCGCCCGGATCGAGTGGTTGCCGGTGGACGGCTACGGGCGGGTGCACTCCGAGGCGCTGCGCGAGGCGATCGAGCGGGAGCCGGGCGATGTGGCGCTGGCCACCGTGATGTGGGCGAACAACGAGATCGGCACCATCCTGCCCATCGGGGAACTGGCCTCGGTGGCCCGGGAGTTCGATGTCCCGCTGCACTCCGACGCGGTGCAGGCCGTCGGCCAGACCGCGGTGGACTTCGCGGCGTCCGGGCTGTCCGCGCTGACCGTCAGCGGCCACAAGATCGGCGGCCCCTATGGCATCGGGGCACTGCTGCTCGGCCGTGACCAGACCCCCGAGCCGCTGCTGCACGGCGGCGGCCAGGAACGGGACGTACGCTCCGGGACCTTGGACGTCCCGGCGATCGCCGCCTTCGCGGTGGCCGCGGAGCTGGCGGCCGAGCGGCGCGAGGAGTTCGCCCGGGACATCGGCACGCTGCGGGACACGCTGATCGCCGCCGTACGGGCCGCCGTGCCGGACGCCGTACTCGGCGGTGACCCCATGGACCGCCTCCCGGCCAACGCGCACTTCGCCTTCCCCGGCTGTGAGGGCGATTCACTGCTGCTTCTGCTGGACGCACAGGGCATCGAGTGCTCAACGGGCTCGGCCTGTACGGCGGGCATCGCCCAGCCCAGCCATGTGGTGCTGGCCACCGGCGCCGACCCGGAGCTGGCGCGCGGCACGCTGCGTTTCTCGCTGGGGCACACCTCGACGAAGGCCGATGTGGAGGCCGTGGCGGAGGCCATCGGCCCGGCTGTGGAACGGGCCCGTACGGCGGGCCTCAGCTAG
- a CDS encoding ABC transporter permease, whose translation MLRLIVRRLLQLIPTLLGLSVLLFLWLNRLPGGPAAAMLGERATAEQKARIEAALGLDQPVWVQYGRFLRRLTELDLGTSSQTGQPVWDEFVRRFPATVELGVSAMVIAVLLGIPLGYFAARRRGSWLDVTAVSGSLIGICIPVFFLAFILKAIFAVNLGWFPSFGRQTTGINATEVTGFYVLDGILTGELDASGDALMHLVLPALALSSIPLAIITRMTRASVLEVLSEDYVRTAESKGLQQRVVRGRHVMRNALLPVITAIGLLTGGLLSGAVLTESVFAFGGVGSFIRTAIDARDYPVLVGFIMFIALAYVLINLLVDLAYSVIDPRVRVH comes from the coding sequence GTGTTGCGTCTCATCGTTCGAAGACTGCTGCAGCTCATTCCCACCCTGCTCGGCCTGTCGGTTCTGCTGTTTCTCTGGCTGAACCGACTGCCGGGCGGTCCGGCGGCGGCCATGCTGGGAGAACGGGCGACCGCGGAGCAAAAAGCGCGGATCGAGGCCGCACTCGGGCTCGACCAGCCGGTGTGGGTCCAGTACGGCCGCTTTCTCAGGCGGCTGACCGAGCTGGATCTGGGGACGTCATCGCAGACCGGCCAGCCAGTGTGGGACGAGTTCGTCAGACGGTTTCCGGCCACGGTGGAGCTTGGTGTCTCGGCCATGGTGATCGCCGTCCTCCTCGGCATTCCGCTCGGGTACTTCGCGGCCCGGCGGCGCGGCAGCTGGCTGGATGTGACCGCGGTGTCCGGTTCCCTGATCGGCATCTGTATCCCGGTCTTCTTCCTCGCCTTCATCCTCAAGGCGATCTTCGCCGTCAACCTGGGCTGGTTTCCCAGCTTCGGCCGCCAGACCACCGGTATCAACGCCACCGAGGTGACGGGCTTCTACGTCCTGGACGGCATCCTCACCGGTGAGCTCGACGCGAGCGGCGATGCCCTGATGCATCTGGTGCTGCCCGCGCTGGCGCTCTCCTCCATTCCACTGGCCATCATCACCCGCATGACCCGCGCCAGCGTGCTGGAGGTGCTCAGCGAGGACTACGTCCGCACCGCTGAGTCCAAGGGCCTGCAACAGCGGGTGGTGCGCGGCCGGCATGTGATGCGCAACGCCCTGCTGCCGGTGATCACCGCCATCGGCCTGCTGACCGGTGGTCTGCTTTCGGGGGCGGTTCTCACCGAGTCGGTCTTCGCCTTCGGTGGCGTCGGCTCGTTCATCCGTACCGCCATCGATGCCCGGGACTACCCGGTGCTCGTGGGATTCATCATGTTCATCGCGCTGGCCTACGTCCTTATCAACCTGCTGGTTGACCTGGCCTACAGCGTTATTGACCCGAGAGTGCGGGTGCACTGA
- a CDS encoding ABC transporter ATP-binding protein yields MSLLSVDELTVTFTGRGHRDVRAVSGVSFSVDQGQVVGLVGESGCGKSVTSLALMGLLPDRGVTVGGRADFDGTDLLSLSSGRMRDLRGSQLAMIFQDPLSSLNPVVPIGVQVTEILNRHRGIKGEAARKEAAALLDRVGIPDPDRRLKEYPHQLSGGMRQRALIAMAVACAPRLLIADEPTTALDVTIQAQILELLKELVDQEGTALLMITHDLGVVAGLCDQVNVLYAGKVVESAERRPLFAAPTHPYAHGLLESIPRLDAPHGEPLNPIRGSINDTIAWDDGCAFAPRCDFYTMECLTGTPELTEPRTAGHQVRCVNPVLSKSATDLEKTEASS; encoded by the coding sequence ATGTCGTTGCTTTCCGTGGACGAACTGACCGTCACCTTCACCGGGCGCGGACACCGCGATGTGCGGGCCGTGTCGGGGGTGTCCTTCTCCGTTGACCAGGGCCAAGTCGTAGGCCTGGTGGGGGAGTCGGGCTGTGGCAAGAGCGTCACCTCCCTGGCCCTGATGGGGCTGCTGCCCGACCGTGGGGTCACGGTCGGCGGCCGGGCCGACTTCGACGGCACCGATCTGCTCTCCCTGAGCAGTGGCCGGATGCGCGATCTGCGTGGCTCCCAGCTGGCGATGATCTTCCAGGACCCGCTGTCCTCGCTCAACCCGGTGGTGCCCATCGGTGTGCAGGTCACCGAGATCCTCAACCGGCACCGGGGCATCAAGGGCGAGGCGGCCCGAAAGGAGGCCGCCGCACTGCTGGACCGGGTGGGGATTCCGGACCCGGACCGGCGGCTGAAGGAGTATCCGCATCAGCTCTCCGGCGGTATGCGGCAGCGGGCCCTCATCGCGATGGCGGTGGCCTGCGCGCCCCGGCTGCTGATCGCCGATGAGCCGACCACCGCCCTCGATGTGACCATCCAGGCGCAGATCCTGGAACTTCTGAAGGAGCTCGTCGACCAGGAGGGCACCGCACTGCTGATGATCACCCACGATCTGGGGGTGGTCGCCGGGCTGTGCGACCAGGTCAATGTGCTCTACGCGGGCAAGGTGGTGGAGTCCGCCGAGCGGCGGCCGCTGTTCGCGGCGCCCACCCACCCGTACGCCCATGGGCTGCTGGAGTCGATCCCACGGCTGGACGCCCCGCACGGTGAGCCGCTGAACCCGATCCGGGGTTCCATCAACGACACGATCGCCTGGGACGACGGCTGTGCCTTCGCACCCCGCTGCGACTTCTACACCATGGAGTGTCTGACGGGGACTCCCGAACTGACAGAGCCACGGACGGCCGGGCACCAGGTCCGATGCGTGAACCCGGTGCTGTCCAAGAGCGCCACGGATCTGGAGAAGACGGAGGCCAGCTCATGA